The genomic segment CGGCCGATTTTCGCGGCGAGAAGGAAGAACCGTTCGAGCCCCTCGATCTCCCCCGCGAGGTCGTAGGAGAGATTTTGCCAGTACTCCGACAGGAAATCGCGGGGGACCCACTCCGGGGCCGGGATGCCGCTTTCCCTCCGCCCGATCTCCTCGCGGGCGATCTTCTTCGCCGAGAGCAGCGTTCGGGCGAACCGCTGTACGGGCGTCCTTTGTTCCCGGAGAGAGTCTCGGGAGACGATCCAGAGGGCGAAGACGAACGGCATCCCCGTCTCCCGGTTCCACCACTCCCCGAGGTCCGTGACGTGGTCCGCGACTCCGGCCAGACTCGCCCGGATCGCCTCGTCTCCGATAGCGAGGTACGCCGGGTGGCTGCGGAGCGCATCCGCGGGGGGCAGGGAGGTGCGGACCAGCCGATTCCGCTTGCCGAGGAACTCCCGCAAGAGGATTTCGAGGAGGATGACGGAGGTGTCCGAACTGCGCGTGACGGCGATCGCCTCCCCGGGGAGATCGGCCGCCCGGCGGTGGGAAAACAGGAGAACGCTCATCACCTTCGACCGGGAGGAGATCGAGACGTCGGGGACCAGAAGGTACCGTTCCGGGTGTTTCCCGTACTCGATCGAGGAGGACGGGGAGATGTCCAGTTTTCCCGTGCGCAGCATCCGGTTGAGTTCGGACGGATGCCCCGAAACGAACCGGACGTATTCCAGCGGAAAACCGGTCTCGAGGGCAAGGTAGATCGGAAGGAGATTCAGGAAGGGGATTCTCCCCACGCGCAGCA from the Candidatus Deferrimicrobiaceae bacterium genome contains:
- a CDS encoding menaquinone biosynthesis protein, yielding MLRVGRIPFLNLLPIYLALETGFPLEYVRFVSGHPSELNRMLRTGKLDISPSSSIEYGKHPERYLLVPDVSISSRSKVMSVLLFSHRRAADLPGEAIAVTRSSDTSVILLEILLREFLGKRNRLVRTSLPPADALRSHPAYLAIGDEAIRASLAGVADHVTDLGEWWNRETGMPFVFALWIVSRDSLREQRTPVQRFARTLLSAKKIAREEIGRRESGIPAPEWVPRDFLSEYWQNLSYDLAGEIEGLERFFLLAAKIGRIPAAPPLRFLDLA